From the Serratia nematodiphila DZ0503SBS1 genome, one window contains:
- a CDS encoding cupin domain-containing protein: protein MLSRRDILKVSAVSAAAAGMIGGIAKNAAADDHRNIVPPSSYQPPADAQHLYKYKFTDSKKRSLPSGWAREATVEQFPISEGVAGVDMTLEPGGVRELHWHAIAAEWAFMLEGHARITILDPEGKCEVADFGPGDVWYFPKGYGHSIQALADGAHFILAFDNGHFSEFGTFSITDWVAHMPKEVLEKSVNMPAAVFSKAKQGEAYIVGGAIPPTLPLPKNDGGLNNAPLTHRYELMKQKPFFENDAGSVHLVSSKEFPISTTMTGIIEIVKPGAIRELHWHPNANEWQYYISGKGRMTVFSSHGHAQTEEYAPSDVGYVPQGFGHYIENIGDEDLKVLIVMDNGIYQDISLSDWLAKTPAYLLADNFNNQVEDWQDRPKDKRVMSRRSR, encoded by the coding sequence ATGCTATCGCGTCGTGATATATTGAAAGTCTCCGCCGTCAGCGCGGCCGCCGCCGGCATGATTGGCGGCATCGCCAAAAATGCCGCTGCCGACGACCATCGCAATATCGTGCCCCCCAGCAGCTATCAGCCGCCTGCCGATGCGCAGCATCTCTATAAATACAAATTCACCGACAGCAAAAAGCGCAGCCTACCCAGCGGCTGGGCGCGCGAAGCCACCGTCGAGCAATTCCCGATCTCCGAGGGCGTGGCCGGCGTCGACATGACGCTGGAACCGGGCGGCGTGCGCGAACTGCACTGGCATGCCATCGCCGCCGAATGGGCGTTTATGCTGGAGGGCCATGCGCGCATCACCATTCTCGATCCCGAAGGCAAATGCGAAGTGGCGGATTTCGGGCCCGGCGACGTCTGGTATTTCCCGAAAGGCTACGGCCATTCCATTCAGGCGTTGGCGGACGGCGCGCATTTTATTTTGGCGTTCGATAACGGCCATTTCTCCGAATTCGGCACCTTCAGCATCACCGATTGGGTGGCGCATATGCCGAAAGAGGTATTGGAAAAAAGCGTCAACATGCCGGCGGCGGTATTTTCCAAGGCCAAACAGGGTGAAGCTTATATTGTCGGCGGCGCCATCCCGCCCACCTTGCCATTGCCGAAAAACGACGGCGGATTAAATAACGCCCCGCTGACCCACCGTTATGAATTAATGAAGCAAAAGCCGTTCTTTGAAAATGACGCGGGCAGCGTCCATTTGGTGTCGTCAAAAGAATTCCCCATCTCCACCACCATGACCGGCATCATCGAGATCGTGAAACCCGGCGCGATCCGGGAATTGCACTGGCACCCCAATGCCAACGAATGGCAATACTATATTTCCGGCAAAGGCCGAATGACGGTGTTCAGCTCGCACGGTCACGCGCAGACGGAAGAGTACGCCCCTTCAGACGTCGGTTACGTGCCGCAGGGCTTCGGCCATTACATCGAGAACATCGGCGATGAGGATTTGAAGGTCTTGATCGTGATGGACAACGGCATTTATCAGGATATTTCGTTGTCCGACTGGCTGGCGAAAACCCCGGCCTACCTGCTGGCGGACAACTTCAACAATCAGGTTGAGGACTGGCAGGATCGGCCAAAAGACAAACGGGTGATGTCGCGGCGCAGCCGCTGA
- a CDS encoding c-type cytochrome: MSNALKGLLWLIIAVVVLAGGYALYTLLRPTGAEPAAPIAGAPAGMTDKLARGEYLARAADCVACHTAPGGAPYAGGFAFKLPFGTIYGTNITADKETGIGNWSDDQFVRAVREGIGPQGNLYPAMPYTSYTGLSRDDVLAIKDYLFSLPPVKQANPQNELSFPFNQRWGMKFWNLAFFHEQRFAPDLNKDEQWNRGAYLATALGHCGECHTPRNLGFGLNQSKHLSGEVVQGWFAANITPDKQTGIGGWSDQQLSQYLATGHAPGRSSAAGPMAEAVENSLQFLTPEDNLALVKYLRDIEPIAGDGAAAVNLQPKGAGASTPILPGGQDSSLGRRVFANDCSGCHQWNGPGRQSEYASLVGSTAVNDPQGRSVVQAILKGTSISVGERHEMMPAFGSAYSDEEVAAVANFVVGHFGDKQGKVTAKQVAEQRKQ; this comes from the coding sequence ATGAGCAATGCCTTGAAAGGGCTGTTATGGCTGATTATCGCCGTGGTGGTGTTGGCGGGAGGATACGCGCTGTACACGCTGCTGCGGCCAACCGGCGCTGAGCCGGCGGCGCCGATCGCCGGGGCGCCGGCCGGCATGACCGACAAACTGGCGCGCGGCGAGTACCTGGCGCGCGCCGCCGACTGCGTGGCGTGCCACACCGCGCCGGGCGGCGCGCCTTATGCGGGCGGCTTCGCCTTCAAATTGCCGTTCGGCACCATTTACGGCACCAATATTACCGCCGACAAGGAGACCGGCATCGGCAACTGGAGCGACGATCAGTTCGTGCGCGCGGTGCGTGAGGGCATCGGCCCGCAGGGCAACCTGTATCCGGCGATGCCTTATACCTCGTACACCGGGCTGAGCCGCGACGACGTGCTGGCGATCAAGGATTATCTGTTCAGCCTGCCGCCGGTGAAACAGGCCAACCCGCAAAACGAGCTGTCGTTCCCGTTCAACCAGCGCTGGGGCATGAAATTCTGGAACCTGGCGTTCTTCCATGAGCAGCGCTTCGCGCCGGATCTCAACAAGGATGAACAGTGGAATCGCGGCGCCTATCTGGCGACGGCGCTGGGCCACTGCGGCGAGTGCCATACGCCGCGCAATCTGGGGTTCGGTCTTAACCAGAGCAAGCACCTGAGCGGTGAAGTGGTGCAGGGCTGGTTCGCCGCCAACATCACGCCGGACAAACAGACCGGCATCGGCGGCTGGAGCGACCAGCAGCTGTCGCAATATCTGGCTACCGGCCATGCGCCGGGGCGCAGCAGCGCCGCCGGCCCGATGGCGGAAGCGGTGGAAAACAGCCTGCAGTTCCTGACGCCGGAAGATAATTTGGCGCTGGTGAAATACCTGCGCGACATCGAGCCTATCGCCGGCGACGGCGCGGCGGCGGTGAACCTGCAGCCGAAGGGCGCGGGGGCTTCCACCCCGATCCTGCCGGGCGGGCAAGACAGTTCGCTTGGGCGCCGGGTGTTCGCCAACGACTGCAGCGGTTGCCACCAGTGGAACGGGCCGGGCCGCCAGAGCGAGTACGCATCGCTGGTCGGCAGCACGGCGGTGAACGATCCGCAGGGGCGCAGCGTGGTGCAGGCCATCCTGAAGGGGACGAGCATCAGCGTCGGCGAGCGGCATGAGATGATGCCGGCGTTCGGCAGCGCCTATTCCGACGAGGAAGTGGCGGCGGTCGCCAACTTTGTGGTCGGCCATTTCGGCGACAAGCAAGGCAAAGTCACCGCCAAACAGGTGGCGGAGCAGCGCAAGCAGTAA
- a CDS encoding (2Fe-2S)-binding protein, with product MIHLTVNDQPLTFEGDPHMPLLWFLRDEAGLTGTKFGCGIAMCGACTVHLDGVPVRSCMTPVSAAVGKKITTIEAVGATPEGKAVQEAWLDLDVVQCGYCQSGQIMSASALLAQSKDPSDADIDAAMGGNVCRCATYVRIRAAIHQAAKALG from the coding sequence ATGATTCATTTAACTGTAAACGATCAGCCGCTGACCTTTGAGGGCGATCCGCACATGCCGCTGCTGTGGTTTCTGCGTGACGAAGCCGGCCTGACCGGCACCAAGTTCGGCTGCGGCATCGCCATGTGCGGCGCCTGTACCGTGCATCTGGACGGCGTGCCGGTGCGTTCGTGCATGACGCCGGTCTCCGCCGCCGTCGGCAAGAAAATCACCACCATCGAAGCCGTGGGCGCCACACCGGAAGGCAAGGCGGTGCAGGAAGCCTGGCTTGATCTGGACGTGGTGCAGTGCGGTTACTGCCAGTCCGGCCAGATCATGAGCGCCAGCGCGCTGTTGGCGCAAAGCAAGGATCCGAGCGATGCGGACATTGACGCGGCGATGGGCGGCAACGTCTGCCGCTGCGCCACCTATGTGCGCATTCGCGCCGCCATCCACCAGGCCGCCAAGGCGTTGGGTTAG
- a CDS encoding xanthine dehydrogenase family protein molybdopterin-binding subunit: protein MSISQVPLSRRRFIVGAGALVIGAYLPSTGALARSNAPAVSGTAALDANAFVQIGADGVVTVISKHTEVGQGVYTGMATLVAEELDADWAQVRVVAAPVDTNIYKNLAFGFQGTGGSSSVANAYEQMRRMGAMARALLVQAAAQSWKTSAQEITVQAGKIRHAASGREAGFGEFAALAATLPPPDPASLTLKDPANFTLIGKTRGLHRVDSLAKTNGSAQFSQDIHEPDMLTVTIKKPPRFGGKVATFDAERALAVPGVVAVKQVATGVAVYAKNTWAAIQGRERLRVTWDDAQAERRNTEEIYAEFRQVAQKTGVVAKSHGKPDEVFDKADKVIEAEYTFPYVAHAPMEPLGGYLFWDGESVKARYGCQIQTLDHKQLCDLFELPPDKVQIETILAGGSFGRRIDLGNPTLGPDLAADMAAAAKGIGPGYGVKVVWTREDDIRNGWYRPMILHRLRGAIRGGKVVGWTDTVVGHSWTRHSAMDALVVNGLDQMMVEGASEVSYTFEAFRCDAHIVPGKVPTTSLRSVASTHTGHAVESFIDQLLQETGQDPVEGRLALMGDAPRAAGVLRAVAKAAGWQGAKVVDGRARGVGVAKAFDTYVAQVAEVSIGEGGIPKVHKVWCAVDCGVAVNPDVIRAQIEGGIGYGLSMALYGNITLKDGVVEQSNFNNFRPLRIDEMPEIEVIIVPSTEKPTGVGELGVPTIAPAVGNALALLGRPRTSLSLPLHNPTANPASDKERT, encoded by the coding sequence ATGAGCATATCCCAAGTTCCGCTTTCGCGGCGGCGGTTTATCGTCGGCGCCGGGGCGTTGGTGATCGGCGCCTATCTGCCGTCCACCGGCGCGCTGGCGCGCTCGAACGCCCCGGCCGTCTCCGGCACGGCGGCGTTAGACGCCAACGCCTTCGTTCAGATCGGCGCCGACGGCGTCGTCACCGTCATCAGTAAACACACCGAAGTGGGCCAGGGGGTCTATACCGGCATGGCGACGCTGGTTGCCGAAGAGCTCGATGCCGATTGGGCGCAGGTGCGGGTCGTGGCCGCGCCGGTGGACACCAATATCTACAAAAACCTGGCCTTCGGATTCCAGGGGACCGGCGGTTCCAGCTCGGTGGCCAATGCCTATGAGCAAATGCGGCGCATGGGCGCCATGGCGCGCGCGCTGCTGGTGCAGGCCGCCGCGCAGAGCTGGAAAACCTCGGCGCAGGAAATCACCGTGCAGGCGGGCAAGATCCGCCATGCCGCCAGCGGGCGCGAAGCGGGCTTTGGCGAGTTCGCCGCGCTGGCCGCCACGTTGCCGCCGCCCGATCCCGCCAGCCTGACGCTGAAGGATCCGGCCAATTTCACCCTGATCGGCAAAACGCGCGGTTTGCACCGCGTCGATTCGCTGGCGAAAACCAACGGCAGCGCGCAGTTCTCGCAGGATATCCACGAGCCGGACATGCTGACCGTCACCATCAAGAAACCGCCGCGTTTCGGCGGCAAAGTGGCGACCTTCGACGCCGAGCGGGCGCTGGCGGTGCCGGGCGTGGTGGCGGTGAAACAGGTTGCCACCGGCGTAGCGGTTTACGCCAAAAACACCTGGGCGGCGATCCAGGGGCGGGAACGGCTGAGGGTCACCTGGGACGATGCGCAGGCCGAACGGCGCAACACCGAGGAAATCTACGCCGAGTTCCGCCAGGTGGCGCAAAAAACCGGCGTGGTGGCGAAGAGCCACGGCAAGCCGGACGAGGTGTTCGATAAGGCCGACAAGGTGATCGAGGCTGAATACACCTTCCCGTACGTCGCCCACGCGCCGATGGAGCCGCTGGGCGGCTATCTGTTCTGGGACGGCGAGAGCGTTAAGGCGCGCTACGGCTGCCAAATCCAGACGCTTGACCATAAGCAGCTGTGCGATCTGTTCGAGCTGCCGCCGGACAAGGTGCAGATTGAAACCATTCTGGCGGGCGGCAGCTTCGGCCGGCGCATCGATTTAGGCAACCCGACGCTGGGGCCGGATCTGGCGGCCGACATGGCGGCGGCGGCCAAGGGCATCGGCCCCGGTTACGGCGTGAAGGTGGTGTGGACGCGCGAGGACGACATCCGCAACGGCTGGTATCGCCCGATGATCCTGCACCGCCTGCGCGGCGCCATTCGCGGCGGCAAGGTGGTGGGCTGGACCGATACCGTGGTCGGCCACTCCTGGACGCGCCACAGCGCGATGGATGCGCTGGTGGTCAACGGGCTCGATCAAATGATGGTCGAGGGCGCCAGCGAGGTGTCATACACCTTCGAAGCCTTCCGCTGCGATGCGCACATCGTGCCCGGCAAGGTGCCGACCACCTCGCTGCGGTCGGTCGCCAGCACCCACACCGGCCATGCGGTGGAGAGCTTTATCGATCAGCTGTTGCAGGAAACCGGGCAGGATCCGGTCGAAGGGCGGCTGGCGCTGATGGGCGATGCGCCGCGCGCGGCGGGCGTGCTGCGGGCGGTGGCCAAAGCCGCCGGCTGGCAGGGCGCCAAGGTGGTGGACGGGCGCGCGCGCGGCGTGGGCGTCGCCAAGGCGTTCGATACCTATGTGGCGCAGGTGGCCGAGGTGTCGATCGGCGAGGGCGGCATCCCGAAAGTGCATAAAGTGTGGTGCGCGGTGGACTGCGGCGTGGCGGTGAACCCCGACGTGATCCGCGCGCAGATCGAGGGCGGCATCGGTTACGGCCTCAGCATGGCGCTATACGGCAATATCACGCTGAAAGACGGCGTGGTCGAACAGTCCAATTTCAATAACTTCCGCCCGCTGCGCATCGATGAGATGCCGGAGATCGAGGTGATCATCGTGCCCTCGACCGAGAAACCGACCGGCGTGGGCGAGCTGGGGGTGCCGACCATCGCCCCGGCGGTCGGCAATGCGCTGGCGCTGCTCGGGCGGCCCCGCACCTCGCTGAGCCTGCCGCTGCATAATCCCACTGCGAATCCGGCGTCTGACAAGGAGAGAACCTGA
- a CDS encoding M55 family metallopeptidase — MKVFISADIEGIAGVMRPEQCNPAHADYAAARELMEQEVNAAIDGAFAGGATEVTVADSHAMMQNLRADRIDARARLVQGKPRGLSMVEGLQHQRYDGLMCIGYHSAAGERGVLAHTINGRAFYRVSLNGEVVGESDLYAAAAAELNVPLWLVSGDDELQRWIAERYPQSGYVCVKRAISQTAAESLSPQRARAEIRERAMQQVRQGARLPVERRFMPPYRLTLMAAKPVLADLFSLVPGVQRQDALTVAFDSDNMAAQIRLLSVFSSLATTQS, encoded by the coding sequence GTGAAAGTCTTTATCTCTGCGGATATCGAGGGTATCGCCGGCGTGATGCGGCCGGAGCAGTGCAACCCGGCCCATGCTGACTATGCGGCGGCGCGCGAGCTGATGGAGCAGGAGGTCAACGCCGCCATCGACGGCGCTTTTGCCGGCGGCGCCACCGAGGTGACGGTGGCCGACAGCCACGCGATGATGCAGAACCTGCGCGCCGATCGCATCGATGCGCGGGCGCGCCTGGTGCAGGGCAAACCGCGCGGGCTATCGATGGTGGAAGGGCTGCAGCATCAACGTTACGACGGCCTGATGTGTATCGGTTATCACAGCGCCGCCGGCGAACGCGGCGTGCTGGCGCATACCATCAATGGCCGGGCCTTTTACCGCGTCAGCCTGAACGGCGAGGTGGTAGGCGAAAGCGATCTGTATGCGGCGGCGGCGGCCGAGTTGAACGTCCCGCTGTGGCTGGTGAGCGGTGACGACGAGCTGCAACGTTGGATCGCTGAGCGTTATCCGCAATCTGGCTATGTTTGCGTGAAACGCGCCATCTCGCAAACCGCCGCTGAATCGCTCAGCCCTCAGCGGGCGCGGGCGGAGATCCGCGAGCGGGCGATGCAGCAGGTGCGCCAGGGCGCCAGACTGCCGGTGGAGCGCCGCTTCATGCCACCTTACCGGCTGACGTTGATGGCGGCCAAACCGGTGCTAGCGGATCTGTTCAGCCTGGTGCCCGGCGTGCAGCGCCAGGACGCGCTCACCGTGGCCTTCGACAGCGACAACATGGCGGCGCAAATCCGCCTGCTCAGCGTCTTTTCCTCTCTGGCGACGACGCAGAGCTGA
- a CDS encoding P1 family peptidase, which translates to MTDSQAFEQQSLDNLLSYWRRHRRLPGARYPAGPTDTLCDVPGVSVGHHTLADGECQTGVTAIVPPGDLFNQPLPCGSAVLNGFAKPLGLVQLNELGVLQTPILLSNTFAVGTLFNAMVRRSCLRYPQIGRGSATINPLVLECNDGYLNDIQAMAVREEHVFSALDNHSTRFARGSVGAGRGMSSFGLKGGIGTASRYCPGLGTTLGVLVLANFGTLDSLTLSGVRVGQALGKLLADPPPQVDAGSVIIIIACDRALDSRQLNRIARRAGAGLGRVGSHWGHGSGDIALAFSTRLLGATLPDERLEPLFAAAADATEYAVLDALLSAEGVSGFQQHDRMALGPLLDRLAEN; encoded by the coding sequence ATGACAGACAGCCAGGCGTTTGAACAACAAAGCCTCGACAATCTGCTGAGCTATTGGCGGCGCCATCGCCGCCTGCCGGGCGCGCGCTATCCGGCCGGCCCGACCGACACCCTGTGCGACGTGCCGGGCGTCAGCGTCGGGCATCACACGCTGGCCGACGGCGAATGCCAGACCGGCGTTACCGCCATCGTGCCGCCGGGCGATCTGTTTAACCAGCCGCTGCCGTGCGGCAGCGCGGTGCTCAACGGCTTCGCCAAGCCGCTGGGGTTGGTGCAGCTGAACGAGCTGGGGGTGCTGCAAACGCCGATCCTGCTGAGCAACACCTTCGCCGTCGGCACGCTGTTCAACGCCATGGTGCGGCGCAGCTGTCTGCGTTACCCGCAGATCGGCCGCGGCAGCGCCACCATTAACCCGCTGGTGCTGGAGTGCAACGACGGTTACCTCAACGATATTCAGGCGATGGCGGTGCGTGAGGAGCACGTCTTCAGCGCGCTGGATAACCATTCCACCCGCTTTGCGCGCGGCAGCGTCGGTGCCGGGCGCGGCATGAGCAGCTTCGGCTTGAAAGGGGGCATCGGCACTGCCTCACGCTATTGCCCAGGGCTTGGCACCACGCTCGGCGTGCTGGTGCTGGCCAACTTCGGCACCCTCGACTCGTTGACGCTGAGCGGCGTGCGCGTTGGCCAGGCGCTGGGCAAACTGTTGGCGGATCCGCCGCCGCAGGTAGACGCCGGTTCGGTCATTATCATCATCGCCTGCGATCGGGCGCTGGACAGCCGCCAGCTGAACCGCATCGCCCGCCGCGCGGGCGCTGGTTTGGGGCGGGTGGGCAGCCATTGGGGGCACGGCTCCGGCGATATCGCGCTGGCGTTTTCCACCCGGTTGCTGGGGGCGACGTTGCCGGACGAACGGCTGGAGCCGCTGTTTGCGGCGGCCGCGGACGCCACCGAATACGCGGTGCTGGATGCCTTGCTCAGCGCCGAAGGCGTCAGCGGTTTCCAGCAGCACGATCGTATGGCGTTGGGCCCGCTGCTCGATCGGCTGGCGGAAAATTAA
- a CDS encoding peptidase domain-containing ABC transporter: MSRSTFKQRVSQLDLRLRHRVPMMHQTESSECGLACLAMICGYYGKNIDLIALRRQFNLSSRGATLAGLTGIAEQLRLSTRPLSLDLDELGALKLPCILHWEFNHFVVLVSVKGHRAVLHDPARGRRAVSLTELSHSFTGVALEAWPGSEFTADSVRHRIHLRTLIGSVHGLKGALGKIFCLSLVFETINLVMPIGTQLVMDHAIPAGDRGLLSLICAGLMLFILLRAAIGMVRAWSGLVMATLINVQWQSGLFTHLLCLPLGYFERRKLGDIQSRFGSLDTLRSTFTTSIVGAIMDGIMVIGVLVMMVLYGGWLTWVVLTFTALYVLMRLLTYGYYRQLSEEALVREARAGSYFMETLYGIATVKMQGMAERRIAHWLNLEIDTINTGIRVTRMDMLFGGINTFIAACDQIVILWLGTSLVIDNQMTLGMFVAFGAFRGQFSDRIGSLTEFLLQLRMMSLHNERIADIALHPREARKPDHPYTAGLQPLGLTTHALSYRYDSQSSAIFDGLDISVAPGESVAIVGPSGAGKTTLMKVLCGLFTPDSGRVEVNGVDIRQLGINNYHKMIACVMQDDKLFSGSIRENICGFADEVDDAWMQACARASYLHDVILRMPMGYETLIGELGEGLSGGQKQRLFIARAIYKKPAILFLDEATSALDKESEAVVNQAIKRLNITKLIIAHRETTIASADRVIHLG, encoded by the coding sequence ATGAGTAGGAGCACATTCAAACAGCGGGTCAGCCAACTGGATCTGCGGCTGCGCCACCGGGTTCCGATGATGCACCAGACCGAGTCGTCGGAATGCGGGCTGGCCTGTCTGGCGATGATCTGCGGTTATTACGGCAAAAACATCGACCTGATCGCGCTGCGCCGGCAGTTCAATCTGTCATCCCGCGGTGCCACATTGGCTGGACTGACCGGTATCGCCGAGCAATTGAGGTTGAGCACCCGTCCTCTGTCTCTGGATCTGGACGAACTCGGTGCGCTAAAACTGCCCTGCATTCTGCACTGGGAATTCAACCATTTCGTGGTGCTGGTCAGCGTCAAAGGCCACCGCGCGGTGCTGCACGATCCGGCGCGCGGGCGCCGGGCCGTCAGCCTGACGGAACTGTCGCACAGTTTCACCGGCGTAGCGCTTGAGGCCTGGCCCGGCAGCGAGTTCACCGCCGACAGCGTCCGCCATCGCATTCATCTTCGCACGTTGATCGGCAGCGTGCATGGCCTCAAGGGGGCGCTCGGCAAAATCTTTTGCCTGTCTCTGGTATTCGAAACCATCAACCTGGTGATGCCCATCGGCACGCAGCTGGTGATGGATCACGCCATTCCCGCCGGAGATCGCGGGTTACTGTCGCTCATCTGCGCCGGATTGATGCTGTTTATCTTGTTGCGGGCTGCCATCGGCATGGTGCGGGCATGGTCAGGATTGGTCATGGCGACGCTTATCAACGTGCAGTGGCAGTCCGGGTTGTTCACCCATCTGCTGTGCCTGCCACTCGGTTACTTTGAACGGCGTAAGCTGGGTGACATTCAATCACGCTTCGGTTCACTGGATACGCTGCGCAGCACTTTCACCACCAGTATCGTCGGCGCCATCATGGACGGCATCATGGTGATCGGTGTGTTGGTGATGATGGTGCTGTATGGCGGCTGGCTGACCTGGGTAGTGCTCACTTTCACTGCGCTTTATGTGTTGATGCGGCTGCTGACCTATGGATATTACCGTCAGCTGTCCGAGGAGGCGCTGGTGAGAGAGGCGCGGGCCGGCTCGTATTTTATGGAAACGCTGTACGGTATCGCTACCGTCAAGATGCAGGGCATGGCAGAACGCCGCATCGCTCACTGGCTAAACCTTGAAATCGACACCATCAACACGGGTATCCGCGTCACCAGGATGGACATGCTGTTTGGCGGGATCAACACCTTCATAGCGGCGTGCGACCAGATCGTCATTCTGTGGCTGGGAACCAGCCTGGTGATCGATAACCAGATGACCCTCGGCATGTTCGTGGCGTTCGGCGCCTTTCGGGGCCAGTTCTCCGACCGCATCGGGTCGCTGACGGAATTTTTGCTGCAGCTGCGCATGATGAGCCTGCATAACGAGCGCATTGCCGATATCGCCCTGCATCCGCGGGAGGCGCGTAAACCCGATCACCCTTACACGGCGGGGCTGCAACCTTTGGGATTGACGACCCATGCCCTGAGCTATCGTTACGACAGTCAGTCATCGGCTATCTTTGATGGCCTGGACATCAGCGTTGCGCCGGGCGAAAGCGTGGCCATCGTGGGCCCGTCCGGCGCCGGCAAAACCACGTTGATGAAGGTGTTGTGCGGACTGTTTACCCCGGATTCAGGGCGGGTTGAGGTGAACGGTGTCGATATCCGCCAGCTCGGCATCAACAACTACCACAAAATGATTGCCTGCGTGATGCAGGACGACAAACTGTTCTCCGGCTCGATCCGGGAAAATATTTGCGGGTTTGCGGACGAGGTGGACGATGCCTGGATGCAAGCCTGTGCCCGTGCCAGCTATCTGCATGACGTGATTTTACGCATGCCTATGGGATATGAAACACTGATTGGCGAGTTGGGGGAAGGATTGTCCGGCGGGCAAAAACAACGGCTATTCATAGCCCGGGCAATCTACAAAAAACCGGCTATTTTGTTTCTGGATGAGGCCACCAGCGCGCTGGATAAGGAGAGCGAAGCTGTGGTGAATCAGGCCATCAAGAGACTCAATATCACTAAGCTGATCATTGCCCACCGTGAAACGACCATTGCGTCGGCAGATCGGGTTATACATTTGGGATAA
- a CDS encoding HlyD family secretion protein encodes MFRQEAIDNQKMKWRGRALLLPGIPFWFTAGLCLFFLIAFLTFTIAGTYTRRVNVTGEISTYPRAANVYSTVQGVVVKQFVTEGQVIAVGAPIYQIDVSKSTRSGVLSDNQRRDIDGQLARIAQIINRLESSKQATLIMLEQQKAQYTAAFTRSTDILKRAQEGIRIMKENMENYRHYQTKGLINKDQLTNQVALYYQQQNNLLGLSGQNEQNALQITALESQIHIQAAEFDNQIYQMELQRYELQKERQNIDATGDIIVRALAGGRIDSLSVTVGQMVNIGDSLLQIIPQNIDRYALVLWVPNDAIPYIAAGDKVNVRYDAFPAEKFGQFAGTVSVISKAPASPQEMLTYQGAPKTALTAAVPYYKVIVIPEKQSIAYDGKRLSLENGMKAQSTLFLEKRKMYQWMLSPFYDMKHSATGPVNE; translated from the coding sequence ATGTTTCGCCAGGAAGCGATCGATAATCAGAAAATGAAATGGCGTGGCCGGGCGCTCCTCCTTCCCGGCATTCCCTTTTGGTTCACGGCGGGGCTGTGCCTGTTTTTTCTCATTGCTTTTCTCACCTTCACCATCGCCGGCACCTATACCCGGCGGGTCAACGTGACCGGTGAGATCAGCACCTATCCCCGCGCCGCGAACGTTTACTCCACGGTTCAAGGGGTAGTGGTCAAACAATTTGTCACCGAAGGGCAGGTGATTGCCGTTGGTGCCCCCATTTACCAGATCGACGTCAGCAAGAGTACCCGTAGCGGTGTGCTCAGCGACAACCAACGGCGGGATATCGATGGCCAGCTGGCGCGCATTGCGCAAATCATTAACCGACTGGAAAGCAGCAAGCAGGCCACGCTTATCATGCTGGAACAACAGAAGGCGCAATACACCGCTGCATTCACCCGCTCCACCGATATCCTCAAACGCGCCCAGGAAGGGATACGCATCATGAAGGAAAACATGGAGAACTACCGGCACTATCAGACCAAGGGGCTGATCAATAAGGATCAGCTCACCAATCAGGTGGCGCTGTATTACCAGCAGCAGAACAACCTGCTGGGCCTGTCCGGCCAGAACGAACAGAATGCGTTGCAGATCACCGCGCTGGAGAGCCAGATCCATATCCAGGCTGCCGAATTCGACAACCAGATCTACCAGATGGAGCTGCAGCGCTATGAGCTGCAAAAGGAGCGGCAAAACATCGATGCCACTGGCGATATTATCGTTCGCGCGCTGGCCGGCGGCCGCATCGATTCGCTGAGCGTCACGGTTGGCCAGATGGTCAACATTGGCGACAGTCTGCTGCAGATTATTCCGCAAAACATCGATCGCTATGCCCTGGTACTGTGGGTGCCCAACGACGCCATCCCCTACATTGCCGCAGGCGATAAGGTCAATGTGCGCTATGACGCCTTTCCGGCGGAGAAGTTCGGCCAGTTCGCCGGCACCGTGTCCGTCATCTCCAAAGCCCCGGCTTCACCGCAGGAAATGCTGACCTACCAGGGGGCGCCCAAAACGGCGCTGACCGCCGCCGTGCCTTACTACAAGGTGATTGTTATCCCGGAAAAACAATCCATTGCTTACGATGGCAAACGTCTGAGCCTGGAAAACGGCATGAAAGCGCAAAGCACTCTGTTTCTGGAAAAAAGGAAGATGTATCAATGGATGCTGTCGCCGTTCTACGACATGAAGCACAGTGCGACGGGGCCGGTCAATGAGTAG